The following are from one region of the Thermanaerothrix sp. genome:
- the rho gene encoding transcription termination factor Rho gives MDDLLMEARPEEAPAEENKAKEEVREPKRAGRSKRSQPQAPKLSFTKLSSMGVTELRKLAREAGVSGFSSMKKDDLVLAVLKAHSEKQGQRLGGGTLECMTDGYGFLRGPGLLPAPGDIYVSPSQIKRFGLRNGDLVWGVVRPPKDQEHYEALVRVETVNYQDPESLRSRPAFESLTPIFPDRRLRLETTPQEISTRLIDLFAPIGKGQRALIVSPPKAGKTTLLKKIANAVTHNHPEVTLMVLLIDERPEEVTDMARSVKGEIIASTFDRPSDEHIRVASLALEKAKRLVEAKRDVVLLLDSITRLARASNLVVPPSGRTLSGGMDPAALYFPKRFFGAARNIESGGSLTIIGTALVETGSRMDDVIYEEFKGTGNMEVHLSRKISEQRIFPAVDITKSGTRREDLLMEEEVLQKLWVLRRRIANMDEAEVLSLILEKLKNTPTNRDFLATVKMA, from the coding sequence ATGGATGATCTGCTGATGGAGGCCCGTCCCGAGGAGGCCCCAGCGGAGGAGAATAAGGCGAAGGAGGAGGTCCGGGAGCCCAAGAGGGCGGGCCGCTCCAAAAGAAGCCAGCCCCAGGCCCCAAAGCTCTCCTTCACCAAGCTCAGCTCCATGGGAGTGACGGAACTTAGGAAGCTGGCCAGGGAGGCTGGGGTGTCGGGTTTCTCCTCCATGAAGAAGGACGACCTGGTCCTGGCGGTCCTCAAGGCCCACTCGGAAAAGCAGGGCCAGCGGTTAGGCGGGGGCACCCTGGAGTGCATGACCGACGGCTACGGCTTCCTGCGGGGTCCGGGACTTCTTCCCGCCCCGGGGGACATATACGTGTCCCCCTCCCAGATAAAGCGCTTTGGCCTGAGGAACGGAGACCTCGTGTGGGGGGTCGTCCGGCCCCCTAAGGATCAGGAGCACTACGAAGCCCTGGTTAGGGTGGAGACCGTTAACTACCAGGACCCGGAGTCTTTACGCTCCCGCCCCGCCTTCGAGTCCCTGACCCCCATATTCCCGGACCGGCGGCTCAGACTGGAGACCACCCCCCAGGAGATATCCACCCGGCTCATAGACCTCTTCGCCCCCATAGGCAAGGGGCAGAGGGCCCTCATAGTCTCCCCCCCAAAGGCGGGAAAGACCACGCTCCTTAAGAAGATCGCCAATGCGGTGACCCATAACCACCCGGAGGTCACCCTCATGGTGCTCCTGATCGATGAGCGCCCCGAGGAGGTGACCGACATGGCCCGGTCCGTTAAGGGGGAGATCATAGCCTCTACCTTCGACAGGCCATCGGACGAGCACATAAGGGTCGCCTCCCTGGCCCTTGAGAAGGCCAAGCGGCTGGTGGAGGCCAAGAGGGACGTGGTGCTGCTTCTGGACTCCATAACCCGGCTCGCCAGGGCATCCAACCTGGTGGTGCCTCCCTCCGGCAGGACCCTATCGGGAGGCATGGACCCCGCGGCCCTCTACTTCCCCAAGCGCTTCTTCGGGGCCGCCAGGAACATCGAGTCCGGCGGGAGCCTCACCATAATAGGCACCGCTCTGGTGGAGACCGGAAGCCGGATGGACGACGTCATATACGAGGAGTTCAAGGGCACCGGCAACATGGAGGTCCACCTGTCAAGGAAGATATCCGAGCAGCGGATATTTCCGGCGGTGGACATCACCAAGTCCGGCACCAGGAGGGAGGACCTGCTCATGGAAGAGGAGGTCCTGCAGAAGCTGTGGGTGCTCCGGCGCCGGATAGCCAACATGGACGAGGCGGAGGTGCTCTCCTTGATACTGGAGAAGCTTAAGAACACGCCTACAAACAGGGACTTCCTGGCCACCGTGAAGATGGCCTAG
- the fsa gene encoding fructose-6-phosphate aldolase: protein MGFCIGRIVEFDIDEREEIKLKFFLDTANLEEIRSAISMGVISGVTTNPTLVAREGVRDFHSHVKKIAQMVDGPVSAEVISLEAEGMVAEARELAALRDNVVIKIPMTPEGMRAVKVLSSEGIRTNVTLVFSPQQALLAAAAGASYVSPFVGRLDDIGEDGIGLVRDVAEVFSVHNIETEIIAASLRHPKHVFDSAVAGAHIATVPYKVLGDLFKHPLTDQGIQRFLKDWQELSKDNG, encoded by the coding sequence TTGGGGTTTTGTATAGGCCGCATTGTTGAATTTGATATCGATGAAAGGGAGGAGATTAAGCTGAAGTTTTTTCTTGATACCGCAAACCTGGAGGAGATCCGGTCCGCCATATCCATGGGGGTTATAAGCGGGGTGACCACCAACCCCACCCTGGTGGCCCGGGAGGGGGTAAGGGACTTCCACTCCCACGTGAAGAAGATAGCCCAGATGGTGGACGGCCCCGTGAGCGCCGAGGTCATATCCTTGGAGGCGGAGGGCATGGTGGCGGAGGCCCGGGAGCTGGCGGCTCTGAGGGACAACGTGGTCATAAAGATCCCCATGACCCCGGAGGGCATGAGGGCGGTCAAGGTGCTGTCCTCCGAGGGCATAAGGACCAACGTGACGCTGGTGTTCTCCCCTCAGCAGGCCCTTCTGGCCGCGGCGGCGGGGGCCTCCTACGTGAGCCCCTTCGTGGGAAGGCTGGATGACATCGGGGAGGACGGCATAGGCTTGGTGCGGGACGTGGCGGAGGTGTTCTCCGTCCACAACATAGAGACCGAGATAATAGCCGCCAGCTTGAGGCACCCCAAGCACGTGTTCGATTCTGCCGTCGCGGGGGCCCACATCGCCACGGTGCCCTACAAGGTGCTTGGGGACCTCTTCAAGCACCCCCTGACCGACCAGGGGATACAGCGGTTCCTCAAGGACTGGCAGGAGCTGTCGAAGGACAATGGATGA